GATCCAGTCGGTGAGGCTGACGTCCTCGGCGAAATCGCTCGAGTGGTCCTGCGCGTAGTAGCCCGGCTTGGCCTTCTCCGCCCACTTGATGGCGCCCTTCTGCGGCGCGAGCTCGCCCATCAGCAGCTTCATCAGCGTGGTCTTGCCGACGCCGTTCTCGCCGATGATCGCCACCTTCTCGCCGGCCTCGATGGCGATCGAGAAGCGGTTGATCAGCGGCTTGTCCATGCCCTCGTAGGCGAAGGAGATGTTGTCCACCTCGCAGGCCAGGCGGTGCAGCTTGTCCTTCTCGTCGTAGTCGAAGCGGATCCACGGGTACTGGCGGGAAGACGGCTTGACGTCCTCGGGCTTGAGCTTGTCGATCAGCTTGAGGCGGCTGGTGGCCTGCTTGGCCTTGGACTTGTTGGCCGAGAAGCGGCGCACGAAGGCCTGCAGCTCCTGGATCTTGTCCTTGGCGCGGGCGTTGGCCGACGACTGGCGCTCGCGCGCCATCGTCGACGCTTCCATGTAGTCGTCGTAGTTGCCCGGGTAGATCGTGATCGTGCCGTAGTCCAGGTCGGCCATGTGGGTGCAGACCTGGTTCAGGAAGTGGCGGTCGTGCGAGATGATGACCATCGTGCAGTCGCGGTTGTTGAGCACGTCCTCGAGCCAGCGGATGGTGTTGATGTCGAGGTTGTTGGTCGGCTCGTCGAGCAGCAGGATGTCGGGGTTGGCGAACAGCGCCTGGGTGAGCAGCACGCGCAGCTTCCAGCCCGGGGCGACCTCGCTCATCGGGCCGTTGTGCAGCTCGGTGGGAATGCCCACGCCGAGCAGCAGCTCGCCGGCGCGCGCCTCGGCGGTGTAGCCGTCGTACTCGCCGACCTTGCCCTCGAGCTCGGCGGCGTGCATGTAGTCGTCCTCGGTGGCGTCCGGGTTGGCGTAGATCGCGTCGCGCTCCTTGATCGCCGCCCACAGCTCCTCGTGGCCCATCATCACCACGTCGAGCACGCGCATGTCTTCGTAGGCGAACTGGTCCTGGCGCAGGTAGGCCATGCGCTCGTGCGGATCCTTGGAGACGTTGCCTGCGCTGGGTTCGAGGATGCCGCACAGGATCTTCATGAAGGTCGACTTGCCGGCGCCGTTGGCTCCGATCAGGCCGTAGCGGTTGCCGTCGCCGAACTTGACGGAGACGTTCTCGAACAGGGGCTTGGCCCCGAACTGCTGGGTGATATTGGCTGCGACGAGCACGGAAGCGTCCTGATTTTCAGATAAAACAAAGCCTTGGATTATAGCGCAGGCTGGCGCGGGCGGGCTCGCCGGCGTGCGCGGTCAGCGTCCGGCGGGGGCGTCGCCGAGGTCGAACTCGCAGCGGTTGCGCCCGCCCTGCTTGGCGCGATACATCGCGTCGTCGGCGCGATTGACCAGGCGCTGGTAGTCGGGGTGGCCGTCGTGCATCGCGGCGCCGATGCTCACGGTAAGCCTGAGCTGCGGCCCGCCGGCGATGATCAGCGCCTCGGAGGCGATGCGCGTGCGGATCTTCTCGGCCACGCGCTTCGCATGCTGCGGATCCATCTCCACCAGCAGCACGAGGAATTCCTCGCCGCCGTAGCGGAACACGAAGTCGCCCGAACGCACGGTGTTCTGCAGGATCGCCGCCACCTGCTGCAGCACGCGGTCGCCGGCCTGATGGCCGTGCTCGTCGTTGATGCGCTTGAAGTGGTCGACGTCGATCAGCAGCAGCGCGAACGGCGTGCCCTCCGTGCGCGCGATCTCCGATTCGCGCGCCAGGATCGCAGGCAGGAAGCGCCGGTTGAGCAGCTGCGTCAGCGCATCCTTGCCCGACTCGAGATCGACCAGGTGCTCGAACATGCTCTCGACGAGGAACTTGAGTTCGCCGGTCGCCGACTGGATCTCGCGCATCAGGCGCCGCGTCTCGGCGAGGTCGTCGCTGTCGAGCTGCTGGGTACAGAGCGGCAGCAGGCTGTCGTCGATGCTGCGCATCAGGGCGCGGATCGTGCTCATCTCCGGTGCGCCGCGGAACATCGCCGACGCCTTGTGCTGCATCCACAAGCCGAAGGACGACTGGCTCACGCGCGGGAGGCTGTCGCCGGGCGCGGCGGTCATCATGGCCTGCAGGTAGCGGTTCTCCCAGTCGAGCAGTGCGCTGCGCTGGCGCTCGCGCTCGAGCGACATGTTCTGCCCGGTCGAGAAGGCGCGATAGGCCTCGTCGATGCGCGCCGTGCGCTCGTGCGAGGCGACGAAGGCCGAGCTCATGACCTCGAAGGCGAGGTCGATCAGGCTGTCGACGTAGATCACTGCCTCGACCAGATCGTCGCGGCTCAGCGTGCTCTGCGCGAGCTGACTGCCGATGCGGTTCTTCAGCAGGCGCGCGCCGCGCGCGACGATGTTCACCGGCACGTCGATGCGCGCGTGGACCTCGCCGACGTGGCGCTGCATCGCCATCGCGGTCAGGAACTGCGCGCGCGTCTCGCATGAGAACAGCGTGCTCAGCCAGCGCTGCATCGAGGCATGCAGACGGGCGTGGACGGTCTCGTTGTCGAGGAAGGCCTGCGCCTCGGGGTCCTGCATCATCCGCGTGTAGAAGCTGTCAGCCATCGACGCCTTGTGGGTCTCGACGATGTCGCGCACGGCCGTCCGCGACCGTTCGGGCGCGTGATCGAAAATATCGGACCAATCCTTCTGGATCGTCTCGTCCGTTGCAGGGGATGAATCTGGCATTTTTGTTATGAATCATACGTTTGAAGAAGTTCGCGATATTGCCACGCAACATCAAGATCTGCTGAATTGCTTGTACCCAATCCCGGCGTCTCGCCTCGCCGCCGCCGCGGGCGCGTGTCGGAATCGTCCGACGCCGGTTTCGGAGCGGGCCGATGGGCGCCAGCGCGGCCGGCGCCTAGAGTGAAGGCGTGATCCGGGGCTGCTCCGCCCGGAGCCCAGCGAGGAGAACATCATGCTGCACTACGCCGTCGTCTTCTTCGTCATCGCCCTCATCGCCGCCGTGCTCGGTTTCGGCGGCATCGCCGCCGGCGCCGCCGAGATCGCCAAGGTGCTGTTCGTCGTCTTCCTGGTGATGGCGATCGCCAGCTTCATCATCAACCTCATCAAGGGGCGATGAGGCCATGGCCCGCGTCGCGGACGGCGCCAGCCTCACCGGCCCGCTTCGGCTATGCTGGCGCCCATTCACCGCACTCCGGACCTTCGCCCATGCTGCGCATCGCCATCGTCGACGACCACCAGATCGTGCGCGCCGGCTTTCGCGAACTGCTGGCCGACGAGCTCGGCCTCGAGATCGCGTTCGAGGCGGCCTCGGGTGAGGCCGCGCTCGAAGCCCTGCGCGCGCAGCCGGTCGACGTGCTGCTGCTCGACCTGTCCCTGCCCGGCCAGAGCGGCGTCGACGTGCTGCGCGCGGTGCGCCAGCGTTTTGATGGCGTGCGCGTGCTGATGCTGTCCGGCTTTCCGGAAGAACGCTACGCGCTGGCGATGATCCGCAACGGCGCCGACGGCTACCTGTGCAAGGACTGCTCGCGCGAGGAACTGCTGCAGGCCATCCGCACCGTGGCGCAGGGCCGGCGCTACGTGTCGGCGCGCACCGCCGAGCTGCTCGCCGAGGAGCTCGGCGGCGGGGGCGGGGGCGCGCCGCACGAGAAGCTGTCCGACCGCGAGCTGCAGGTCTTCCTGCGCCTGGCGCGCGGCGAGTCGGTGTCGGACATCGCCGAGGTGCTGAACCTGAGCGTGAAGACCGTCAGCACCTACCGCACCCGCCTGCTGGAGAAGCTCGGCGTGGGCAGCAATGCCGAGCTGGCCACCTACGCGCTGCGCCACGGGCTGATCCTGGAGTAGGGAGGCGGAGCGATGACGGCGCCGCTTCGATCCGAATCCGCCGCGCCGGGGCTGCGCGTCGTGCTGATCGAGGACTCGGCGATGCTGCGTGGCATGCTCCGCGAGATGCTCGAGGAGCTCGACGGCGTCGCCGTGGTGGCCGAGGCCGAGGACGAGCAGGGCGCGCTCGCCGCGCTCGAGACCCAATGCCCCGACCTGGCGATCGTCGATCTCGAACTGCGCGCGGGCAGCGGCCTGGGCGTGCTGCGCCAGCTGCAGGCCGAGCCGGCGCGCTTCGGACGTCCGCGCGCGGTGGTGTTCTCCAACTACGGCCACGCGCCGGTGCGCGCGCGCTGCGCGCAGCTCGGCGTCGAGCGCTTCTTCGACAAATCCTTCCAGCTCGACGAGCTGATCGACTTCGTCCAGGCCGCGGTTGCGGGCTGAGCCCCTTCAGTGCATGCGCGCGAACGGTACGCGCGCGGTGATGCGCGTCCCCTGGCCCGGCGCGCTGTCGATGTCCAGACGGCCGGCGAGCATCTGCACCCGGTGCGCCATGCCGGCGAGGCCGTGGCGGTCGTCGCCGCGCGCGGCCGGGTCGAAGCCGACGCCGTTGTCCTCCACCGTCAGTTCCAGCTCGTCGCCCTCGATGCGCAGGCGCAGGCGCACGCGCGTCGCCTGCGCATAGCGGCGCACGTTGGTCAGCGCCTCCTGCGCGATGCGGTAGAGCGCGAGTGCGGTCGGAGGCGGCAGCTCGGGCAGGGACTCGGGCAGGTCGATCTCGAGCGCGCCGCCGTGCTCGCCGATGTCGCCGCTGTCGGGCAGCGCGCGCAGCGCCTCGACCAGACCGAGCTCGGACAGCAGGGGCGGGCGCAGGTCGGCCACCACCTTGCGCTTGAGCGCGATGCCCTGGTTCAGTGTGTCGAGCAGGCGGTCGAAGCGGCCGCGCAGCGGCGCCAGGCTGTCGGCCGGCAGCGTGCGCACGATCCAGCCGGCGTCTAGCTTGGCGGCCGTGAGCAGGGCACCGAGCTCGTCGTGCAGCTCGCGCGCCAGGCGTGCCTTCTCGGCTTCGCGGGCGTTGGTCAGGTAGCTGGCGAGGCTGCTGAGTTCCTGCGTGCGGTGGGCGACCTCGGTGTGCAGGCGCTCGTTCTCCGAGTGCAGCAGTTGCGCCATGCGTTCGCGCAGGCGGTCCTGACGGTACAGCACCACGACCAGCACCAGCAGCAGCGCCAGCACGCTGGCGCCGAGCACGCGGTTCATCGTGCGCGCGTCGGCAAAGCGTGCGAAGGCGCCGTCCTGGGTGGCGTCGATCTCGGCCTGGGTGGCGGCGCGCAGCGTCAGGATGCGGGCGCGGATGTCGTCGGTGACCTGCTTGCCGGTGCCGCCGTCGGGCTGGACGGCCGTGGGTGGCACGCCGCGCTCGATCGCCTGGGTGAGCAGGCTCCAGCGCATGTCGATCAGCAGCGCCAGATGGTCGACGGTCTCGCGCTGGCCTTCGTCCGTCCACGCGTCTGCGCGCAGCGCGCCCAGCGTGGCTTCGAGCCCGGCCTGGCCCTCCTGGTAGGGCCTGAGATACACCGGGTTGCGGGTGAGCAGGTAGCCGCGCACGCTCGACTCGGCGTCGAGCATCTGCAGCAGCAGGGTGTCGAGGTGATGGAGCCGAACCGAGCGCGCGCGCAAGTCCTCGAGTGCGGCGCGGCTCGACTCGGTTTGCCACTGGCCCGCGACCAGCCACGCCAGCCCGAGCACGAAGCTCAGCAGCAGCACGGCGATCAGCAGGCCCGCGCGTGGGCGCGGCAGGCGGGAGGGCGCAGGGGGCAAGGGCAGGGGCTCCGGCATCGAATCCATGAACCTGTCCTATCCTAGCCCACGCCTGCGCGAAAGTCCGGCGCACGTGCCGGCTGTGCGCAAGTCCGCGCCCTCGGCAAGCAGCGGCCTCGTCATCATGCCGGGGCCGCTGCGCGCGCTCAGGGCCGGATCGCGATGTCGTTCTTCACCGCCTTCACGCCCGGCGTGCTGCGGGCGATGTCGACCGCGCGATTGCGCTCGGCGGTGCTCTTGGCGAAGCCGGACAGCTGCACCGTGCCCTTCAGCGTCTCCACGCTGATCGCCATCGCGCTCACGGTCGGGTCTTCGGCGAACTTGGCTTTCACCCGCGTGGTGATGGTCGCGTCATCGACGTATTCGCCGACGGTCGATTGGTCGCGGGTGACGGCGCAGCCGACTGCGGTGAAGGCGAGCAGGCCGGACAGGGCGAGGGTGGCGGCGGTGTGTTTCATGGTGGTCTCCTTGGTGGATCTGTCGTTCGGGGCGGGACGGGCGTCGTCGCCCCTGCGATGCGATTCAAATGTATGCTCCCCGCCGCCTGCACGCTGTCCGACAGTGCGGATTGCGCTGTAGGACAATTCCCGCACGGCATCCCCGCCCCGATCTGTACCTTCCCGTCCCGATGCGCTTCCTTCATTCCGCCGACTGGCATCTCGGCCGTGTCTATCACGGCGTCTCCCTGCTCGAAGACCAGGCCCACGTGCTGCAGCAGTTCGTGCGCATCGCCGCCGACACCCGGCCCGACGCCATCCTGCTCGCCGGCGACATCTACGACCGCTCGGTGCCACCGGCCGACGCGGTGCGCCTGCTCGGCCTGGTGCTCGAGCAGCTGGTGCTGGAACTGAAGATCCCGGTGGTGTTGATCGCCGGCAACCATGACGGCCCCGACCGCCTCGCATTCGGCTCCGGGTTGCTGCAGCGTGCCGGGCTGGTGGTGCGCGGGCCGGTGGAGATGGACGCCGCGCCGCTGGTGCTGCGTGACGCGCACGGCGAGGTCGAGATCCACGCCCTGCCGTATGCCGAGCCGGCGCTGGTGCGCAGCGCCAGCGGGGACGAGTCGATCACCGATCATCACGCCGCGCTCGCCGCCCAGACCGCAGCGGTACGCGCCGCACGCGCGCCCGGCCGGCGTGCGGTGGTGGTCGCCCATGCCTTCGTGCAGGGCGGGGCGGAGAGCGAGTCCGAGCGCCCGCTGTCGGTCGGCGGAACGGGCGCGGTCGGCGCCGAGGTGTTCGTCGGTTTCGACTACGTGGCGCTTGGGCACCTGCACCGCCCGCAGGCGCTGGGGGGCGAGGGCGCCGAACCCTGGCGCAACGCGCGCATCCAGTACGCCGGCTCGCTGCTCAAGTACTCCTTCGCCGAGGCCGACCACGCCAAATCGGCGAACCTCGTCGAGATGGGCGCCGAGGGCAACTGCACGGTCGAGCGCATCGCGCTGGTGCCGCGCCGCGACCTGCGCATCCTCGAGGGCGAGCTCGCCGCGCTGGTGGCCGCCGCCGCCACCGACCCGGCGCGCGACGACTACCTGCTCGCCCGCCTCACCGACCAGGGCGCGCTGCTCGACGCCATGGGCAAGCTGCGCAGCGCGTATCCCAACGCGCTCGCGATCGAGCGCCCGGCGCTGATCGGCGACGGTCCGGGGCGCGCCGCCGCCGACCACCGCCGCACCCGCATCCAGGATCTCTTCGCCAGCTTTCATCAGGAGACCACCGGCGTGGCGCTGGAACCCGCCGCACAGGCCGCGCTCGATCGCGTCGTCGACCGCCTCGAACAGGAGGCGCGCGCCGCATGAAGCCGCTCAAGCTCACCCTGCAGGCCTTCGGGCCGTTTGCCGGCTGCGAAGGGGTGGATTTCACCCTGCTGCCGTCAGGCTGCCTGTTCCTCATCGCCGGCCCCACCGGCGCGGGCAAGACCTCCATCCTCGACGGCATCACCTACGCGCTCTATGGCGACACCTCGGGCGGCGAGCGCAGCGCGCGCGAGATGCGCAGCCACCATGCCGACGCCAGCGTGCAGACCGAGGTCGAATTCGAGTTCGCGCTCGGCGAGCGTCGCTACCGCGTCAAACGCATTCCCGAACAGGAGCGCGCCGCGCTGCGTGGCGACAAGCTGGTCAAGGTGCTCGCCAAGGCCGAGCTCTACCGGCTGGAAGCGGACGACGAGACGTGGATGCCGCTCGCGCACAAGACCACCGAGGTCACCGCGCTCGTCGAGGAACTGCTCGGCTTCAAGGCCGAACAGTTCCGCCAGGTCGTGCTGCTGCCGCAGGGCCAGTTTCGCAAGCTGCTGGCGGCGAGCTCGGCCGAGCGCGAGAAGATCCTCGAGACCCTGTTCGGCACCGCCACCTACAAGCGCCTGCAGGACGCGCTGAAGGCCGAGGCCGCCGCGCTGCGCGAACGTGGCGAGCAGGCCGCGCTGCAGCGCCGGACCCTGCTCGAGCAGGCGGGGGCGGACACGATCGAGGCGCTCGTCGCCCGCCGCGATGCGCTGCAGGCCGAACTGGCGACGCTGGCCGATGCCGAGCAGCAGGCGCGCACCGAGGACGCTGCCGCGCGCGCCGCGCTGCAGCAGGGGCAGGCGGTCGAGGCGCAGTTTGCCGAAGCGGCCGCGGCGAGTGTGGCGCTCGAAGCGCTCGAGGCCGGGAGGACCGAACTCGACGCCCAGCGCTTGCGCCTGGAGCAGGCCCGGCGCGCGCTACAGGTGGTGCCCGCCGACAGCGCGCTGGCCGCCGCGCGCCGTGGCGCCGAAGAGGCGCGCGAGCGCGAAGCGCGAATCGCGAACGAAGCTGCCGAAGCCGCTCGCCGCCTGAGCGCAGCGGAAACCGCGCTACAGACCGAAGTGGCGCGTGCGCCCGAGCGCGAGGCGGCGCAGCGCGAACTGCTGCGTCTGGAGGCGCTCGCCGAGACGGTGACGCGCCTCGCCCAGGCCGACACGGAGGCCCAGCGCTGCGAGGCCGCCCGCATCGCCGCCGACAAGGCGCTCGCCACCACCACCGCGCAGCAGCAGACGCTGGCCAACCGCCGCAGCGAGCTTGCGGCCCGCATCGAGGTGATTCAGCCCCTCGCCGCCGACGTCCCCGCTCTCGCGCTGCGCCTGCAGCAGGCCGAGCAGCGCGCCCAGGCGCTCGCCGCACTGGCCGCCGCGCGCGCGCAGCTCGCCCAGCGCGAGGCCAGCGAGGCCAAGGCGCGCCAGGCCTGCGATGGTGCGCAACGCGCCGCGACTGAAGCCCGCGCCGCCTTCACCGCGCTCGACACCCGCTGGCGCCAGGCCCAGGCTGCCATCCTCGCCCGCCACCTGCACGAGGGCGCGCCCTGCCCGGTGTGCGGCAGCGCCGAGCACCCCGCGCCCGCGCGCCACGAAGGCGAACTGCCCACCGAGCAGGCGCTGCAGGACGCGGCGGACGCTGCGCGCGCAGCCGAGGCGGCGCTCGATGGCGCGCGCCAGGCACTCAACGCCGCCGAGCTCGCGCGCGCCAAGGCCGCCGCCGAGGTCGACACCCGCGCGGGGGCGCTTCAACCGGCGGATACGCCGGTGGTCGCGGCAGACGAGCTCGCCGAGCTGCGCCGCCAGCTCGACGCCGCCCGCGCCGCCGCGGCGGCGCTCGCGCCGCTGCGCGAGCAGGTGATCGCGCTCGACGCCGAACTCGCCCGCGCCGCCACCGCTTGCGAGCAGGCGCGCGCGCAGTCCGTCGAGGCGGCGAGCGCGGCGCGCTCGGCGCAACACGTCGCCGACGAGCGGCGTGCCGGCGTGCCCGAAGCCTTGCGCACGCCCGCCGCGCTGCAGGCAGCGCTCGCTGGCGCGCAGGCGACGCGCGAGCGCCTCGATCGGGCCTTGCAGCAGGCGCACAGCGCCCACGGCGAAGCGGCCAGCCGCGCGGCGGGTCTGCGCGCGCAGCACGCCACGCTGGGCGAGGCCGTGCAGGCGGCCGGGGCGCGGGTCGACGAGGCGCTTGCGCAGTTCGGGATTGCATTGCAGGCAGCGGGCTTCTGGTCGGCGGGCGTTGATGCAGGTATCGGAAGTGAGGCCTTCGAGGAAGGCGATGCTGCGGCGGTGAGCCTGTCTTCGTTCGCGGGCAAGCCCGCGCCCACCGGGGGCGAGCGGGCCGATCGTGAGCTCGCGCAGGCCGAGGCGGCGTGGCGCGCGGCGCTGATCCCCGCCGAGCGCATCGCCGCGCTCGAAGCCACCATCCGCGACGCCGACCATCGCCGCGCCGCCGCCCGCGAACGCGCTGAGCGCGCCACGCTTGCCATCGCCGACCTCACCCGCCCCGACCTCGCCGCGCTCGACGCCCGCACCGCCACTGCCCGCGCCGCCGTCGAGGCCGTGCTGGCCCGCCTCGCCTACGCCCGCGGCGCGCTCGCCACGCTCGGCGAAACCCTCGCCCGCCTCGACGACATCGCCCGCCAATCCGGCGCCATCGAGGCCGAATACCGCGTCGTCGGCCATCTCGCCGACATCGCCAACGGCGCCAACGGCCGCAACCTCACCTTCCAGCGCTACGTGCTCGCCGCGCTGCTCGACGACGTGCTGCGCGCCGCCTCGCTGCGCCTGGCGGCGATGAGCCGCGGCCGCTACGAGCTCCAGCGCCGCGAGGATCTCGCCGATGCCCGCCGCGCCGGCGGTCTCGACCTCGAGGTCTTCGACGAATACACCGGCCGCACTCGCCCGGCGAGCACGCTGTCCGGCGGCGAAGGCTTCATGGCCTCGCTGTCGCTTGCGCTCGGGCTGTCCGACGTCGTCCAGGCCTACGCCGGCGGCGTGCAGCTCGACACCCTGTTCATTGACGAAGGCTTCGGCAGCCTCGACCCCGAGTCGCTCGACATGGCGATGAAGGCGCTCATCGACCTGCAGCAGCGCGGCCGCACCGTGGGCGTGATCTCGCACGTCGAGGAGATGAAGCAGCAGATCGACGTGGCGATCGAGGTGGTGCAGGGGGTGCGGGGGAGCCGGGTGAGGGTGCGGGCGTGAAGACCGACACAAGCCCATGGCATGCCAGCACGTCTGCGCGCTAGAATGCCGTCTTCTATCTTTTTGGCATAACCTGGAGTCCGACGCCATGCCTCGCAAATCCGCCCTCCGTAAAGTCGCTGCCGCTGTCGTGCTGCTCGGCGGCGTCGCCCTCATGTCCGGCTGCGCCACCGAACAATCGCGCACGCTCGAAGTCGCCAAGGTCGCTTCTGCCGGTACCACGTACAACGGTCCGCGCAGCCTCATCGCGGTGGGCAAGTTCGACAACCGCTCGAGCTTCATGCGCGGCATCTTCACCGACGGCGTCGATCGCCTCGGCAGCCAGGCCAAGACCATCCTGATCACCCACCTGCAGCAGACCGGCCGCTTCAACGTGCTCGACCGCGACAACATGCCGGAGATCAAGCAGGAGGCGGCGCTCGCCAAGTCGGCGCAGAACATCAAGGGCGCCACCTTCGTCATCACCGGCGACGTCACCGAGTTCGGCCGCAAGGAAACCGGCGACCGCCAGCTGTTCGGCATCCTCGGCCGCGGCAAGTCGCAGGTCGCCTATGCCAAGGTCAATCTCAACGTGGTCAACGTCGAGACCTCGGAGGTCGTCTATTCGACCCAGGGCGCCGGCGAATACAGCCTCGACAACCGCGAGGTGATCGGCTTCGGCGGCACCGCGAGCTACGACTCCACGCTCAACGGCAAGGTGCTCGACCTCGCCATGCGCGAGGCGGTCAATCGCCTGGTCGAGGGCATCGAGTCCGGCGCCTGGCAGCCGGGTCGCTGATCCACCCGAACCGGAACATCGACGATGAAGCGTTCCTCCCTTTCACGGCTGGCGGCCGGCGTGCCGCTCGCCGCCACTTTGCTGCTCACCGGCTGCGCCACCGGGCCCGGGCCGCTCTACTACTGGGGCGACTACCAGCCGGCGCTCTACGGGCACTTCACCAAGGAGACCGGGCCGCAGGAGCAGATCGCCAGCCTGGAAGCCGGCCTGGAGAAGGCGCGTGCCGCCGGCAAGCCGGTGCCGCCCGGATACAACGCCCACCTCGGCCTGCTCTACGCCGAGGGCGAGCAGACCGACCAGATGCTGAAGTACTTCGAGGCCGAGAAGGCGCTCTACCCCGAGAGCGCGTCCTACATGGACTTCCTGCTGGCCAAGTTCAAGCGCGCGCAATGAGGCGAACGACGATGCGATTCCGAATCCCCTCCCTCTGCCTTTCGCGCGCCGGGCTGGCCGTCGCTGCGGTCGCGGCCCTGGTCGCCACCGGCTGCGCCACGCCCACGCCCTACGACTACAGCGCCTTCAAGCAGAGCCGCCCGACCTCGATCCTGGTCCTGCCGCCGCTCAACAGCTCGCCCGACGTCGCCGCCACCTACAGCATGCTGGCGCAGGTCACCCAGCCACTGGCGGAGTCCGGCTACTACGTGCTGCCGGTCAGCCTGGTGGACGAGACCTTCCGCCAGAACGGGCTCTACAACCCGCCGGAGATGCACGAGGTCGGGCTGCAGAAGCTGCGCGAGATCTTCGGCGCCGACGCCGCGCTCTAC
This region of Thauera sp. JM12B12 genomic DNA includes:
- a CDS encoding DUF799 domain-containing protein, with the translated sequence MRFRIPSLCLSRAGLAVAAVAALVATGCATPTPYDYSAFKQSRPTSILVLPPLNSSPDVAATYSMLAQVTQPLAESGYYVLPVSLVDETFRQNGLYNPPEMHEVGLQKLREIFGADAALYINIKQYGTSYAVLASESRVTAEAKLIDLRSEQLLWQGEATASSAEGRSSSGGLVGLLVQAVVAQIVESVTNQSHPVAGITSTRLLAAGRPNGILYGPRSPNYQKDGTAGR
- a CDS encoding DUF4810 domain-containing protein; protein product: MKRSSLSRLAAGVPLAATLLLTGCATGPGPLYYWGDYQPALYGHFTKETGPQEQIASLEAGLEKARAAGKPVPPGYNAHLGLLYAEGEQTDQMLKYFEAEKALYPESASYMDFLLAKFKRAQ
- a CDS encoding CsgG/HfaB family protein; amino-acid sequence: MPRKSALRKVAAAVVLLGGVALMSGCATEQSRTLEVAKVASAGTTYNGPRSLIAVGKFDNRSSFMRGIFTDGVDRLGSQAKTILITHLQQTGRFNVLDRDNMPEIKQEAALAKSAQNIKGATFVITGDVTEFGRKETGDRQLFGILGRGKSQVAYAKVNLNVVNVETSEVVYSTQGAGEYSLDNREVIGFGGTASYDSTLNGKVLDLAMREAVNRLVEGIESGAWQPGR